In Sphingobacteriaceae bacterium, one genomic interval encodes:
- a CDS encoding TSUP family transporter, giving the protein MLLSFIIFPFIAGFIDAVVGGGGLIQIPMLLINFPNTNLATLFGTNKIAALAGTSVAAVQFSRKIKFNYILLITISAFAFIASFFGARLVSYVDSKQLKPVILFILILIAVYTFIKKDLGKFQSKNLSLRKQLLWGSILGLVVGFYDGFFGPGTGSFFVLGFVVILGFEFIQASAYTKIINCITNISALIVFIKNGNYLIELAILMAVCNMAGNFLGTRMAFKKGNSFVRKIFLLIVSLMICRYGYDVFFNT; this is encoded by the coding sequence ATCCTGCTTTCCTTTATTATCTTTCCTTTTATTGCGGGATTTATTGATGCGGTAGTTGGCGGAGGCGGACTCATTCAAATTCCGATGTTGTTAATTAATTTCCCGAATACCAACCTGGCTACTCTTTTTGGTACTAATAAAATTGCAGCGCTTGCGGGCACATCCGTTGCAGCCGTTCAATTCTCCCGAAAAATAAAATTCAATTATATTTTATTAATTACAATTTCAGCTTTTGCTTTTATCGCGTCTTTTTTTGGAGCGCGCTTGGTGAGCTATGTTGATTCTAAGCAATTAAAACCGGTTATACTTTTTATTTTAATTTTAATTGCCGTTTACACTTTTATAAAAAAAGATTTAGGCAAATTTCAATCTAAAAATCTATCCTTACGTAAACAACTTTTATGGGGTAGCATCCTCGGTTTGGTAGTTGGATTTTACGATGGCTTTTTTGGCCCGGGTACCGGCAGCTTTTTTGTATTGGGCTTTGTGGTTATACTCGGCTTTGAATTTATACAAGCCTCGGCTTACACTAAAATTATCAATTGCATTACCAACATTTCCGCTTTAATTGTATTTATCAAAAATGGGAATTACCTGATTGAATTAGCTATTTTAATGGCCGTTTGTAATATGGCGGGCAACTTTTTAGGAACACGCATGGCCTTTAAAAAAGGTAATTCTTTTGTAAGAAAAATATTTTTACTTATTGTAAGTCTCATGATTTGCAGATATGGCTATGATGTATTTTTTAATACATAA
- a CDS encoding proline iminopeptidase-family hydrolase, which translates to MKIKILYFFLLTILVSCSTPEPVKQNENSNYFSYNQSPEAAGIKRIPIQTPLGEFKVWTKRFGNNPQVKILLLHGGPAMTHEYMECFETFFLREGFEFYEYDQLGSYYSDQPTDSSLWTNERFVEEVEQVRKAINADSSNFFIVGNSWGGILGMEYALKYQKNLKGLIVANMMASAPEYGKYADEVLSKQMPPEVLSEIRDLESKKDFTNPRYMELLIQYYYKQHLCRLDEWPDGLNRSFKHANNEIYTLMQGPSEFGISGRLKYWDIKNRLVEIEIPTLMIGAKYDTMDPKAMEEQSKLVKNGTYLYCPNGSHLAMWDDQEVFMNGVIDFIHSIK; encoded by the coding sequence ATGAAAATTAAGATACTTTACTTTTTTCTTCTTACAATACTTGTTTCCTGCTCTACTCCTGAACCGGTTAAACAAAACGAAAATTCAAATTACTTCTCTTATAATCAAAGTCCGGAAGCCGCCGGTATAAAACGCATTCCCATCCAAACGCCGCTTGGTGAATTTAAGGTGTGGACCAAACGTTTTGGTAATAATCCACAAGTGAAAATATTATTACTTCATGGTGGTCCGGCCATGACACATGAATACATGGAATGCTTTGAAACTTTCTTTCTGCGCGAGGGATTTGAATTTTACGAATACGATCAATTGGGTTCTTACTACAGCGATCAACCTACTGACAGCAGTTTATGGACTAACGAGCGTTTTGTGGAGGAAGTTGAACAAGTAAGAAAAGCTATAAATGCAGATAGTTCAAACTTTTTTATTGTAGGAAATTCCTGGGGCGGGATATTAGGTATGGAATATGCACTTAAATATCAAAAAAATTTAAAGGGATTGATTGTTGCGAACATGATGGCCAGCGCTCCGGAATATGGAAAATATGCTGATGAAGTTTTATCCAAACAAATGCCACCCGAAGTTTTAAGTGAAATAAGGGATTTAGAAAGTAAAAAAGATTTTACCAATCCGAGATACATGGAACTATTAATTCAGTATTACTACAAACAACATTTATGCAGGTTGGATGAATGGCCAGATGGATTAAACCGATCCTTTAAACACGCGAATAATGAAATTTACACGTTGATGCAAGGACCCAGTGAATTTGGAATTAGCGGTAGATTAAAATATTGGGATATAAAAAACAGATTAGTGGAAATTGAAATTCCCACTTTAATGATTGGCGCAAAGTACGACACGATGGATCCTAAAGCCATGGAAGAACAGAGTAAGTTGGTAAAGAATGGCACTTATTTATACTGTCCAAACGGCAGTCATTTGGCCATGTGGGATGATCAGGAAGTATTTATGAATGGCGTTATTGATTTTATTCATTCGATAAAATAA
- a CDS encoding ChaN family lipoprotein — translation MKNYIICLISILIVLNSRAQLTEKNYVIFNNQEKTKTVDDVIKETAQMDVVFFGEEHNDSVAHYMELTLLKKMHELHKEKLVLSLEMFERDCQVVLNEYLQGKIKESHFKKDARAWSNYKDYRPLIEYAKANGIRVVAANTSMRYVSMANKGTQAALLTLSPEAKKWIAPLPIDTAKGAYYEKLKDIMGYNSHEPGMSAMMPKSLNGQSVWDATMAHSIAEVLNEKKGYKVLHLVGRFHVDEKFGICEQILNYKKDVKFTVLTEQTDENFPNIKLGENKKLGDYIIFSDPKVPKSYPDK, via the coding sequence ATGAAAAACTATATTATTTGTCTGATCTCAATTTTGATTGTATTGAACAGCCGTGCTCAGCTAACAGAAAAAAATTATGTGATTTTTAATAATCAAGAGAAGACAAAGACCGTTGATGATGTTATTAAAGAAACAGCTCAGATGGATGTTGTTTTTTTTGGTGAAGAGCATAATGATTCTGTTGCGCACTACATGGAACTAACTTTATTAAAGAAAATGCATGAATTGCATAAAGAAAAATTGGTGTTGTCATTAGAAATGTTTGAGCGTGATTGTCAAGTTGTTTTAAATGAATATTTGCAAGGAAAAATTAAAGAAAGTCATTTTAAAAAAGATGCGCGAGCTTGGTCAAATTATAAAGATTATCGCCCTCTTATTGAATATGCCAAGGCAAATGGAATCCGAGTTGTTGCTGCAAATACTTCTATGCGTTATGTGTCCATGGCAAACAAAGGAACGCAAGCTGCGCTCTTAACATTGAGCCCTGAGGCAAAAAAATGGATCGCACCTTTACCAATTGATACAGCAAAAGGTGCTTATTACGAAAAATTAAAAGATATAATGGGCTATAATTCTCATGAGCCCGGCATGTCGGCAATGATGCCAAAATCATTAAACGGACAATCAGTTTGGGATGCAACAATGGCACATTCAATTGCAGAAGTGCTAAACGAAAAGAAGGGTTATAAAGTATTACATTTGGTCGGCAGATTTCATGTAGATGAGAAATTTGGAATTTGCGAGCAAATTCTGAACTATAAGAAGGATGTGAAATTTACTGTTCTGACCGAACAAACAGATGAAAATTTCCCAAATATTAAATTAGGAGAAAATAAAAAGTTAGGAGATTACATTATTTTTTCAGATCCTAAAGTTCCTAAATCATATCCCGATAAATAA
- a CDS encoding SDR family NAD(P)-dependent oxidoreductase, which produces MTVLITGATAGIGKSTAEIFAKNGYDLIITGRREDRLLAFKKNLESQYKINVQVLNFDIRNQKEVQQAIDSLGENAKRIDILINNAGLAAGLSAIQDGNLDHWERMIDTNVKGLLYMSKIIAGKMIQRGSGHIINIGSIAGKEVYANGNVYCATKHAVDALTKGMRIDLLPHNIKVTSVSPGMVETEFSIVRFDGDEERAKNVYKGLQPLLPEDIAETIYWCATRPAHVNINDILIMPAAQASSINVLRKSDS; this is translated from the coding sequence ATGACAGTACTAATTACAGGAGCAACGGCAGGTATTGGTAAAAGCACAGCTGAAATTTTCGCAAAAAACGGATATGATTTAATTATTACCGGAAGAAGGGAAGATCGCCTTTTGGCATTTAAAAAAAACCTGGAGTCACAATATAAAATAAATGTGCAAGTTTTAAATTTTGATATACGAAATCAAAAAGAAGTTCAGCAAGCAATAGACTCTTTGGGAGAAAATGCGAAGCGGATTGATATCTTAATAAACAATGCGGGTTTAGCCGCAGGTTTATCTGCTATACAGGATGGAAATTTAGATCATTGGGAAAGAATGATTGATACCAACGTGAAGGGTTTACTTTATATGTCTAAAATAATTGCTGGAAAAATGATTCAGCGAGGCAGTGGACATATCATCAATATCGGTTCAATTGCAGGCAAAGAAGTTTACGCTAATGGCAATGTGTACTGCGCAACAAAACATGCCGTAGATGCTTTAACTAAAGGTATGCGTATTGATTTGTTGCCACATAATATAAAAGTTACTTCGGTTAGTCCGGGTATGGTGGAAACGGAATTTAGTATTGTTCGGTTTGATGGTGACGAAGAGCGCGCAAAAAATGTATATAAAGGCTTGCAGCCACTTTTGCCGGAAGATATTGCCGAAACTATTTATTGGTGTGCAACTCGTCCGGCCCATGTAAATATTAATGATATTTTAATTATGCCGGCTGCACAAGCTTCCTCTATTAATGTACTTCGTAAAAGCGATTCATGA
- a CDS encoding amino acid permease — protein MKKLFRKKQIKDILERADVDKEHSSLSRHLGVRDLTAFGIAAIIGAGIFSTIGKASADGGPGVIFLFIFTAIACSFAAFAYAEFASLIPVSGSAYTYSYVAFGELFAWIIGWALIMEYGIGNVTVAISWSDYFTSLINNATFFKVSEWLCLDYFTAKTNYNEVSALLMSGTTMEQISANSDTKGLMEGFTAYSNAPKLLGLRIIFDFPALIINVLITILVYRGIKESRNASNIMVAIKLVVVILVIVVGVFYVNTENWDPFLPNGIGGLLSGISAVFFAYIGFDAISTTAEECKNPQRDLPRGILYSIIICTILYVIIALVITGMVKYSELNVGDPLAYVFEKIKDLKWLSGVIAVSAVVAMASVMLVFQLGQPRIFMAMSRDGLLPKKFSKVHPKYKTPGFSTIVTGLLVAIPIFFVDMNMVTDICSAGTLFAFMLVCGGVLKLRMDKNAPESKFKTPYINSKYIVPGLFVLSFVLLFLFNKSWLIETFVIHNSAQFIENIPMYFFLLGFGVFSVMAFKFNFSLIPSLGLLCCFYMLSQLGSKNWLYFTIWLIIGLIIYFLYGRKHSKLNS, from the coding sequence ATGAAAAAATTATTTCGTAAAAAGCAGATTAAAGATATTCTGGAAAGAGCTGATGTGGATAAAGAGCACAGTTCACTTTCTCGTCATTTAGGGGTAAGAGATTTAACGGCTTTTGGTATTGCAGCCATTATAGGCGCCGGTATATTTTCTACTATTGGTAAAGCCAGTGCAGATGGCGGACCCGGAGTAATTTTCTTATTTATTTTTACGGCAATAGCTTGTAGTTTTGCAGCTTTTGCATATGCTGAATTTGCTTCCCTTATTCCGGTGAGTGGAAGCGCTTACACGTATAGTTATGTGGCCTTTGGCGAATTATTTGCCTGGATAATCGGATGGGCATTAATTATGGAATATGGAATTGGAAATGTTACTGTAGCCATTTCCTGGAGTGATTATTTTACTTCACTCATAAATAATGCTACTTTCTTTAAAGTAAGTGAATGGCTATGTCTCGATTATTTTACAGCCAAAACAAATTATAATGAGGTAAGTGCCCTGTTAATGAGTGGCACAACAATGGAACAAATTTCAGCAAATTCGGATACAAAAGGATTAATGGAAGGATTCACTGCATATTCAAATGCTCCAAAATTATTGGGATTAAGAATAATTTTTGATTTCCCGGCTTTAATTATTAATGTACTCATTACCATTTTAGTTTATCGTGGTATTAAAGAAAGCAGAAATGCGAGCAACATCATGGTTGCTATAAAATTGGTTGTAGTAATATTAGTAATTGTTGTAGGGGTTTTTTACGTGAATACCGAAAATTGGGATCCGTTTTTACCTAACGGGATAGGAGGATTATTGTCAGGCATAAGTGCCGTATTTTTCGCATACATTGGTTTCGACGCTATTTCAACTACAGCCGAGGAATGTAAAAATCCACAACGCGATTTGCCGAGAGGAATTTTGTATTCCATAATCATTTGTACCATATTGTATGTAATTATTGCTTTAGTAATCACCGGTATGGTTAAGTATTCCGAATTAAATGTTGGCGACCCCTTGGCTTACGTTTTTGAGAAAATAAAAGATTTAAAATGGTTAAGTGGCGTAATTGCGGTTAGTGCTGTGGTGGCCATGGCCAGTGTTATGCTTGTTTTTCAATTGGGTCAACCTCGAATTTTTATGGCGATGAGTAGAGATGGACTTTTACCCAAAAAGTTTTCTAAAGTTCATCCGAAATATAAAACGCCGGGCTTTTCTACCATTGTAACCGGATTACTGGTTGCAATTCCTATCTTTTTCGTAGACATGAATATGGTTACAGATATCTGTTCAGCCGGAACGTTATTTGCCTTTATGCTGGTTTGCGGCGGCGTATTAAAATTAAGAATGGATAAAAATGCGCCCGAATCTAAATTCAAAACGCCTTACATCAATTCAAAATATATTGTGCCCGGATTATTTGTGCTATCCTTTGTATTACTTTTTTTATTCAATAAATCATGGTTAATTGAAACATTTGTTATTCATAATTCCGCGCAGTTCATAGAAAATATACCCATGTATTTTTTCCTGCTCGGATTTGGAGTATTTTCGGTTATGGCCTTTAAATTTAATTTCTCTTTAATTCCATCATTAGGCTTATTGTGTTGTTTTTACATGTTATCACAACTGGGTTCCAAAAACTGGCTCTATTTTACCATTTGGTTAATCATTGGCTTAATCATTTATTTTTTATACGGAAGAAAACACAGTAAACTAAATTCATAA
- a CDS encoding phosphatase PAP2 family protein has translation MNSLELFDQGLLIKINSLHNEWLDLIMWKSSLTIFFLPFPMLILYLYFKRYKLRNTIALILCCGISITLTDVSTNRVKHLVKRYRPTHHVEIGPKLHLVNEYVGGKYGFFSSHASNTYGIVTLLYFATTWIYRKRRVLFFLIPLPVIYSRMYLGVHYPSDVFVGALNGFLMGYFTFLLYRKYFFKSPLINE, from the coding sequence TTGAATTCGTTAGAATTATTTGATCAGGGATTATTAATTAAAATAAATTCTCTGCATAACGAGTGGTTGGATTTAATCATGTGGAAGTCCAGCCTAACTATTTTCTTTTTGCCTTTCCCAATGCTAATTCTTTATCTGTATTTTAAACGATACAAGTTAAGAAATACCATTGCCTTGATTTTGTGTTGCGGCATTTCTATAACCTTAACCGATGTGAGTACAAACCGGGTAAAGCATTTAGTGAAAAGATACCGACCCACGCATCATGTTGAAATAGGACCTAAACTTCATTTGGTAAACGAGTATGTGGGGGGGAAATATGGTTTTTTTAGCAGTCACGCTTCCAACACTTACGGAATAGTTACCTTATTGTATTTTGCAACTACTTGGATTTATCGAAAAAGAAGAGTTTTGTTTTTTCTGATTCCCCTGCCGGTAATTTACAGCAGAATGTATCTGGGTGTTCATTATCCATCGGATGTTTTTGTGGGCGCTTTGAATGGATTTTTAATGGGATATTTTACTTTTTTATTATACAGAAAGTATTTTTTTAAATCACCATTGATTAATGAGTAA
- a CDS encoding MBL fold metallo-hydrolase — MKVNQLYTNCLAQGAYYIAHKGEAVIIDPLRETEPYLKILKENGDKLKYIFETHFHADFVSGHVDLAKKTGATIVFGPNANTDYKSYVAKDNEEFKIGDLTLRVLHTPGHTLESSSFLLLDENGKPQSIFTGDTLFIGDVGRPDLAIKSDLTQEDLAGMLFDSLRTKIMNLPDEVIVYPAHGAGSACGKNMSKETFDTLGNQKKTNYALQNISKEEFIKELTTGILPPPQYFSKNAMLNKGGYKEFDSVLESGVRPLSPAEFEEKAKEKNVLILDVRKAADFAKSHVPNSLFIGLDGQFAPWVGTIIEDLNTPILIVTPEGKEEEAVMRLSRVGYDNSIGFLEGGIEAWKNAGKKTEQIISITANEFAQRAKNSKINILDVRRPGEHEAQHLENVSNKPLDFIVDWHVTLDKEKEHYIHCAGGYRSMIASSILKRNGFKNLIDVEGGFSAIAKTDLPTTSFVCPSKKV, encoded by the coding sequence ATGAAAGTAAATCAATTATATACCAACTGCCTGGCTCAGGGCGCCTATTATATTGCGCACAAAGGAGAAGCTGTAATTATTGACCCATTAAGAGAAACGGAACCGTATTTAAAAATTTTAAAGGAAAACGGAGACAAACTAAAATATATATTTGAAACCCACTTTCATGCGGATTTTGTAAGCGGACACGTTGATTTAGCAAAAAAAACCGGCGCAACCATAGTTTTTGGCCCTAACGCAAATACCGATTATAAAAGCTATGTTGCAAAAGATAATGAAGAGTTTAAAATTGGCGACTTAACACTACGGGTTTTACATACACCGGGACACACTTTGGAAAGCAGCAGCTTTTTATTATTGGATGAAAATGGCAAACCTCAAAGTATTTTTACCGGCGATACTTTATTTATTGGGGATGTTGGAAGACCCGACTTAGCTATTAAATCGGATTTAACACAAGAAGATTTGGCCGGAATGTTGTTCGATTCTTTACGCACTAAAATTATGAATTTACCGGATGAGGTAATTGTTTATCCGGCGCATGGCGCAGGTTCTGCTTGCGGAAAAAACATGAGCAAAGAAACTTTTGATACTTTAGGAAATCAAAAGAAAACTAATTATGCTTTACAAAATATAAGCAAAGAAGAATTTATTAAGGAATTGACTACAGGAATTTTACCGCCGCCGCAGTATTTTTCTAAAAACGCCATGTTAAATAAGGGGGGATACAAGGAGTTTGACAGTGTGTTAGAAAGTGGAGTGCGTCCTTTAAGTCCTGCCGAGTTTGAAGAAAAAGCTAAAGAAAAAAATGTATTGATTTTAGATGTAAGAAAAGCGGCTGATTTTGCAAAATCGCACGTGCCTAACTCATTATTTATTGGCTTAGACGGGCAATTTGCCCCTTGGGTTGGAACAATAATAGAAGATTTAAATACACCTATTTTAATTGTTACACCGGAAGGAAAAGAAGAAGAGGCCGTAATGCGATTGAGTAGAGTAGGATATGATAATAGCATAGGGTTTTTAGAAGGAGGGATAGAAGCTTGGAAAAATGCCGGTAAAAAAACGGAACAAATAATTTCTATTACGGCCAATGAATTTGCGCAACGGGCAAAAAATTCAAAAATAAATATATTGGATGTGCGAAGGCCGGGCGAACACGAAGCACAGCATCTTGAAAATGTTAGCAATAAGCCATTGGATTTTATTGTTGATTGGCATGTTACTTTAGATAAAGAAAAAGAACACTATATACATTGCGCCGGAGGATACAGAAGCATGATTGCTTCTTCCATTTTAAAAAGAAACGGTTTTAAAAATTTAATAGATGTAGAAGGCGGTTTTTCTGCTATTGCAAAAACAGATTTGCCAACTACCAGCTTTGTTTGTCCGTCTAAAAAGGTATAG
- a CDS encoding RidA family protein produces MSNTKIESSKAPEPVGLYPHARKVGNLLFLSGVGPREKGTKKIPGVELDEMGNIVSYDIEKQCHSVFKNIRYILEDSGSSWDKIIDVTVFLTNMKDDFPKYNALWAEYFKENQPCRTTIEINKLPTPIAIELKVVALVD; encoded by the coding sequence ATGTCGAATACAAAAATCGAATCATCAAAAGCGCCAGAGCCTGTTGGATTATATCCTCACGCGCGTAAAGTTGGAAATTTACTTTTTTTGAGTGGAGTTGGGCCGAGGGAAAAAGGGACTAAAAAAATACCAGGTGTTGAATTGGATGAAATGGGTAACATTGTGTCCTATGATATAGAAAAGCAATGCCACAGTGTATTTAAAAACATCAGATATATTTTAGAAGATTCAGGTAGCAGTTGGGATAAGATAATTGACGTTACTGTATTTTTAACCAACATGAAAGATGATTTTCCGAAGTACAATGCCTTATGGGCCGAATACTTCAAAGAAAATCAACCTTGCCGAACTACCATTGAAATAAATAAGCTACCGACACCCATTGCCATTGAATTAAAAGTGGTTGCTTTGGTTGATTAA
- a CDS encoding SWIB/MDM2 domain-containing protein: protein MAKKATKKAAKKPAKKVAKKAAKKPAKKAAKKKPAKKVKKKSNRKPNAAFMAALTPSSALAEVVGSKALPRTEVVKKIWNYIKSHKLQDSKNRRMINSDAKLKAIFNGANQVSMFDMAKHLSKHLK, encoded by the coding sequence ATGGCAAAAAAAGCAACGAAAAAAGCAGCAAAAAAGCCTGCTAAAAAAGTAGCAAAAAAAGCGGCTAAGAAGCCAGCTAAAAAAGCAGCTAAGAAAAAGCCTGCTAAAAAAGTAAAGAAAAAATCTAACCGTAAGCCTAATGCAGCTTTTATGGCAGCATTAACTCCAAGCTCAGCTTTAGCTGAAGTTGTTGGAAGCAAAGCATTACCTCGTACTGAAGTTGTGAAAAAAATCTGGAACTACATTAAATCACACAAACTTCAAGATTCTAAAAACAGAAGAATGATTAATTCTGATGCTAAATTAAAAGCTATCTTCAATGGCGCTAACCAAGTGTCAATGTTTGATATGGCTAAACATTTATCAAAGCATTTGAAATAA
- a CDS encoding glutamine synthetase III — protein MSTRRTLAMQDVINRKPVEVNQTEKPVSEYFGANVFGIDAMRTYLSEEGFTSVTEAMEKGTAIDRKIADQVAACMKAWAQSKGVTHYTHWFQPLTGTTAEKHDGFFEPIGGGRAIERFSGSQLVQQEPDASSFPNGGVRSTFEARGYTAWDPTSPAFIWGNTLCIPTIFVSYTGEALDFKTPLLKSLSALDKAATEVCQLFDKNVTKVIGTLGWEQEYFLVDAALYHIRYDLQQTGRSLFGHASAKGQQLEDHYWGSIPERVLAYMKDFEYEAHLLGIPVRTRHNEVAPAQFECAPVFEEINIAVDHNQLLMDVMEKVAIRHNFRVLLHEKPYAGVNGSGKHNNWSLATNTGKNLLSPGKTPKTNLQFLTFFINTVKAVHEHADLMRACIASANNDHRLGANEAPPAIMSVFLGEQLNKVLEEIEVSVGDKKLSPEEKTALKLSIGKIPDILLDNTDRNRTSPFAFTGNKFEFRAVGSSANCAGAMTVLNTIMSDQLQQFKTEVDQLINKKNLDKDDAILQVLKNYIIESKKIRFEGNGYGDEWKAEAKKRGLSNIPTTPGALEAFVSPKTIKLFESQGILNHREQESRYEIYLETYTKKIQIESRIMVDMVSNQIIPAALNYQKSLIENVNGLKSFLKESEFSKTASTQIELIKEISERVSIIKKSADEMTEARKQANQLNSAKKQAHAYCDKVKPYFEEIRYNVDKLENIIDDAIWPLAKYREMLYLR, from the coding sequence ATGAGTACACGAAGAACTTTAGCCATGCAGGATGTAATAAATAGAAAACCTGTAGAAGTAAATCAAACAGAAAAACCCGTTAGTGAATATTTTGGAGCCAATGTGTTTGGTATTGATGCCATGCGTACATATCTAAGCGAAGAAGGTTTCACTAGTGTAACAGAAGCCATGGAAAAGGGAACAGCCATAGATCGAAAAATTGCCGATCAGGTAGCTGCGTGTATGAAAGCCTGGGCGCAAAGTAAAGGTGTTACCCATTACACGCACTGGTTTCAGCCTTTAACCGGAACTACTGCAGAAAAGCATGATGGTTTTTTTGAACCCATTGGCGGCGGAAGAGCCATTGAAAGATTTAGTGGCTCACAATTGGTACAACAAGAACCTGACGCCTCCTCGTTTCCAAATGGAGGTGTACGTAGTACATTTGAAGCCAGGGGTTATACGGCCTGGGATCCAACATCACCTGCTTTTATTTGGGGAAATACTTTATGCATACCTACTATATTTGTTTCATATACCGGAGAAGCGTTAGATTTTAAAACCCCTTTATTAAAATCACTTTCTGCGTTAGATAAAGCCGCCACAGAAGTTTGTCAGCTCTTTGATAAAAATGTAACTAAAGTTATTGGAACGCTTGGTTGGGAACAGGAATATTTTTTAGTAGATGCAGCGCTTTATCACATCCGTTATGACTTGCAACAAACCGGACGTTCTTTGTTTGGTCACGCTTCAGCAAAAGGACAGCAATTGGAAGACCATTACTGGGGCTCTATTCCGGAGCGTGTATTGGCTTATATGAAGGACTTTGAATACGAAGCTCATTTATTGGGAATACCGGTAAGAACCAGACATAATGAAGTGGCGCCGGCACAGTTTGAATGTGCGCCGGTTTTTGAAGAAATAAATATTGCGGTTGATCATAATCAATTATTAATGGACGTCATGGAAAAAGTGGCTATTCGACATAACTTTAGAGTACTCTTACACGAAAAACCTTATGCCGGTGTAAACGGTAGCGGTAAACATAATAATTGGAGTTTAGCTACAAATACGGGCAAAAATTTATTATCTCCGGGCAAAACGCCTAAAACAAATTTACAATTCCTTACTTTTTTTATCAATACTGTTAAGGCTGTACACGAGCATGCTGATTTAATGCGCGCTTGTATTGCATCCGCCAATAATGATCATCGTTTAGGAGCTAATGAAGCTCCTCCGGCCATTATGAGCGTTTTCTTAGGCGAACAGTTAAATAAAGTGTTGGAAGAAATTGAGGTAAGTGTAGGAGATAAAAAATTAAGTCCGGAAGAAAAAACAGCTTTAAAATTGAGCATTGGAAAAATTCCGGATATTCTATTAGACAATACAGATCGAAACAGAACTTCGCCTTTTGCCTTTACCGGAAATAAGTTTGAATTTAGGGCTGTAGGTTCATCTGCCAATTGCGCGGGAGCAATGACCGTATTGAATACCATTATGTCCGATCAATTGCAACAGTTCAAAACGGAAGTTGATCAATTAATTAATAAAAAGAATTTGGACAAAGATGATGCCATTTTACAAGTATTAAAGAATTACATTATTGAGTCTAAAAAAATACGATTTGAAGGGAATGGCTATGGAGATGAGTGGAAAGCGGAAGCTAAAAAACGAGGGTTGAGCAACATTCCAACTACGCCCGGAGCTTTAGAAGCCTTTGTTTCACCAAAAACAATTAAGTTATTTGAAAGCCAAGGTATATTGAATCACCGGGAACAAGAATCGCGCTATGAAATTTATCTGGAAACTTATACCAAAAAAATACAAATCGAATCCAGAATTATGGTGGATATGGTAAGCAACCAAATTATTCCCGCTGCGCTCAATTATCAAAAAAGTTTAATCGAAAATGTAAATGGATTAAAATCATTTTTAAAAGAATCGGAATTTAGCAAAACAGCATCTACACAAATCGAATTAATTAAAGAAATCAGTGAAAGAGTTTCTATAATTAAAAAGTCGGCGGATGAAATGACGGAAGCCAGAAAACAGGCTAATCAATTAAACAGTGCAAAAAAGCAAGCGCACGCTTATTGTGATAAGGTAAAGCCTTATTTTGAAGAAATACGATATAATGTAGATAAACTGGAAAACATCATTGATGATGCCATTTGGCCATTAGCGAAGTACAGAGAGATGTTGTATTTGAGATAG